A part of Cannabis sativa cultivar Pink pepper isolate KNU-18-1 chromosome 6, ASM2916894v1, whole genome shotgun sequence genomic DNA contains:
- the LOC133039304 gene encoding uncharacterized protein LOC133039304 codes for MSRNRDKLGRFVKQQLEILENSPKSSSSTRSHSPPSPILPALPMMAQQQEIQPRTLQDYLHPTRTATPSCIMYPMNMPNFDFKPGMIQLLPTFHGMENESPYVHIQAFEEVVATFNNQADIINLVRLKFFPFSLKDKAKSWLYSLRPRSIGTWDEMTKAFFSKFFPPHKTSSLKRQISTFTQKDHETFHQVWERFKDLMGQCPHHGYESWRLVSYFYDSLTADKRQFVQMMCNGDFLQKDPEEALEYLEEISEKSYTWSVSSPTDKPRTAGVYQLKEEDSVKDQLEALKKQFEAFKTQEGKALQMAAKVEKQEPCFICGGTDHQPQECPSLSMLRGGDEEQCNALGDYKKPYNAYSNTYNPGWRNHPNFSWKDTSQNQASGSQWRPDQQKNSLESSMKILAESQLEFRTYFTQVI; via the coding sequence atgtCACGAAATAGAGACAAATTAGGGAGATTTGTAAAACAACaacttgaaattttagaaaactctCCTAAATCGTCTTCTTCCACTCGTTCTCATTCACCACCATCACCCATACTTCCTGCACTTCCAATGATGGCTCAACAACAGGAAATCCAACCAAGAACGCTACAGGATTATCTACATCCTACGCGTACGGCCACACCTTCATGCATAATGTATCCCATGAATATGCCCAACTTCGATTTCAAACCTGGCATGATTCAACTTTTACCAACCTTTCATGGTATGGAAAATGAGAGTCCATATGTGCATATTCAGGCCTTCGAAGAGGTGGTGGCCACATTCAACAACCAAGCTGACATCATTAACTTGGTGAGATTGAAGTTCTTTCCTTTCTCACTCAAGGATAAAGCCAAAAGCTGGTTGTATTCCTTAAGGCCAAGGTCTATTGGGACTTGGGACGAAATGACAAAAGcatttttctctaaatttttcCCACCCCATAAGACTAGCAGCCTTAAGAGGCAAATCTCTACCTTCACCCAAAAGGACCATGAAACGTTTCATCAGgtctgggagaggtttaaagatttgATGGGCCAGTGCCCACATCATGGATACGAAAGTTGGCGTCTTGTCAGCTATTTCTACGACAGTCTCACAGCCGACAAAAGACAATTCGTACAAATGATGTGCAATGGCGACTTCCTACAGAAAGATCCCGAAGAAGCTTTGGAATATCTTGAAGAAATTTCTGAAAAATCATACACATGGAGTGTGTCAAGTCCTACAGACAAGCCACGAACAGCCGGAGTCTACCAATTAAAGGAGGAGGACAGTGTGAAAGATCAACTTGAAGCTTTGAAAAAACAATTTGAGgctttcaaaactcaagaaggTAAAGCACTCCAGATGGCTGCAAAAGTGGAAAAGCAAGAACCATGCTTCATTTGTGGAGGGACTGATCATCAACCACAAGAGTGCCCTAGTCTTAGTATGTTAAGGGGAGGAGATGAGGAACAGTGTAATGCCTTAGGGGATTACAAGAAGCCTTATAATGCCTACTCCAACACATACAATCCTGGTTGGCGTAACCATCCCAATTTCAGTTGGAAGGATACAAGTCAAAATCAAGCATCTGGGAGCCAATGGAGGCCTGATCAACAAAAGAATTCTCTTGAGAGTTCCATGAAAATTCTCGCAGAATCCCAACTAGAGTTCAGGACTTATTTCACTCAGGTGATATAG